In the Sceloporus undulatus isolate JIND9_A2432 ecotype Alabama unplaced genomic scaffold, SceUnd_v1.1 scaffold_4158, whole genome shotgun sequence genome, acaaaccaaaTCCTTTGTTGGTCTTATCTGCTGATGGGAAGCTTCCTCGGTCGAGGAATTCATCTCCGCTGTCCACCATGATCTTCTTCACCACATCATAGCCATAGAGGACCACCACTTGGTCTGAGCCAAAATACACCGTAAACACTGGTCCATATTTTTCACTCATCTGTCAAGACATGGGAGGCAGAGGGATGTTAGGATGGGCCAGAGCTAGGAGAAGTAAATGTATTTTAGCTTGCAATAAAGGCCATGAAAAACAAGTTTATTGCCCAGTCTGGAATCTGGTTACCTTGTTACCTTTTTCATTTGTTCTGCTGTGTTTTTGGTCTTCAGCTGCAGGAGGTTCCCAACAAAGGGGAGAGGCGTTGGACCCGGGGGCAGGTTCTTCCTCTTGGCCTCCACTTTCCTCCAGGCCAAAAGGAGGACCAGGAAGACCACCAAGAAGATGGTGGTGGTCCCCAAAAGATCCATTGCAGCccagcctttctctttctccagccGCGGAAAGACTAAAGCTCACCCAACACCTCTGACATTCACAACTCAAGTCAACAGAGGCCACAGAGGTTCGATTAaaccaccaccctggcccaattcaggaaggacttgaaaaccttcctgttccaacaggcattccccgaat is a window encoding:
- the LOC121918096 gene encoding cytochrome P450 2C23-like; translated protein: MDLLGTTTIFLVVFLVLLLAWRKVEAKRKNLPPGPTPLPFVGNLLQLKTKNTAEQMKKMSEKYGPVFTVYFGSDQVVVLYGYDVVKKIMVDSGDEFLDRGSFPSADKTNKGFGLLLLLLCAFKL